The genomic window CGCCGACGATCGTTCGCGAGACCCCCTGGCTCAGGTGCGGGGTCAGGCCCAGGGCCTCGATGCGTTCCAGGACGTGCTGCACCACGTCGGGCGTCGGATGCGGCTTGAGCACAATGATCATCGCGGTTCTCGTCGTCCCCCTCGCTCGCCGCCGGGCACCACGTTGTGTTCGGCCTCGGAGCGGGGAGCTACGGCTCGGGTCGGCTGGTGGGTGAGAACTTCCCAATGTACCCGATCGCGGCCCCCTCGTGAAGCATCCTTGGCACTAAAAACCGGTCGATCCGGCAGGGCCCGCCATCATCCCCGACCGGGCGGCCGTCCGACCTTCGGGGGCCAAATTGGCTCTGATCGCGCGCCCTAGAATTCGCTTTCACCGCACATAACCCCTATTTCAAGAAGATCTTAAATCCGAGAGAACGACCGGCTAGGATGGTCGGTCTTCCGCACATTCGCCTCTCCGCCGAGTCCCGTTGAGGTCCACTTCGAGGCGACGCCGCCGCGCCATGCATGCACAACGCAGTCCCCTGCTCGCTGGGTCATCGCGCAGTCTCCCTTAAGTTCTGAAGGACAGGGTCCTGCCGACTTCCTCGCCGGTTTCACCCGCCGGAGATTTTTCCCGATCGCCCGGGCGAAGTCCGTCCCCGGGTATCGGTGGCGCCGCGGTCAGCCCGCGGTCTCGCGGCTACCGATGTCCGATTCGCCAGACTGCGTCGGTCGGGGGCTCGTTTGGGGTAGAATGCCAGGGACGCCAACGGGGCCGAGGACGATTCGGAGCAAGCCGGAGGATTCGCCATGCCACTCCGCGACCACTTTCGACCCCCGCTCGACGAGGAGCGATCCTGGGACGAACTGCACGGAGCCTGGCCCACCGTGATCGTCATGGATCTCAATCGGAGGCTCCCGCAGCGCTACATAGCGGCACCGAGCGTCCATATCGGGGGCGGCTACGAAGTCGATGTGGCATCGCAGGAGAAGATCGCCGGGGCAAACGTTGGGCGGATCGACTCGGAAGGAGGCGGCCTGGCGACGGCCATCTGGGCACCGCCCAGGGCGACTCGCGAGGTCGATGCCGAGCTGCCGGATCCGGACGAATACGAGGTGCGCGTCTACGACATGAGGCATGGCCGTCGCCTGGTGGCCGCCGTCGAGATCATCAGCCCGTCGAACAAGGATCGTCCGGAAAGCCGTCGGCAGTTCGTCGCGAAATGCGCCGCGCTGCTCCGGGAACAGGTCTCCGTGACCTTCGTGGACGTCGTCACGACTCGGCAATTCAACCTGTACGCGGAGCTCCTGGACTGGACCGGACATGCCGATCCCTCCCAGGCGAGCGAGGCTTCCGCGATCTACGCCGCGACCTGCCGCCGGACGCGCGTCGGGCGGGTGTCCCGCCTGGAGGCCTGGGCCCATCCCCTGAGCCTGGGCAAGCCGCTCCCGACGCTCCCCCTCTGGCTGGCGGACGACCTGGCGGTCCCGCTCGACCTCGAGGCGACCTACGAGCAGACCTGCCGCATCCTCCGCTTCCCCTGACGCGGCCCGTCGACCCCGTGGGCCGGAACGCTCAGAACGGTCCGGACCGACGGGGTGCCCGGCCTTCGGGGCCGGGAAATCAACGCAGGGCTATTGGGCTCTCCGCCCGACCCAGGTATGGACCTCCACGAAGCAGACTTGAGCGACCCCATTCATCCCCTCCCCGAAATCGCGGGAAGCCCTCGTCGATGGTAAATTGCTGATGGAAGGGAGAGGCAAGGCCAGGGCCTTCCTTCGGCACCGCACGGGTTGTTGAGGGAGCCGAGACTTGAAGGCCTCCCGGAGAGCCGGACCATGAGCACGGCCGTCGCGACCGCCGTGACGTACACGCCAGACGATCTCCTCTCCATGCCGGACAGCAAGGGCTTCGAGTTGGTTCGAGGTCGGTTGCTGGCGCACGACACCGGGGCCGAATCCTCGTGGGTCGGAGGAAAGTTGTTCGGGCGACTCGGCCGCTTCACCGAGGGGCGCGGGTCCGGCTGGTCCTTCGCGGCCGGGACCGGATACCAGTGCTTCCCCCACGACGCCGGGATGGTTCGCAAGCCCGATCTCTCGTTCGTCAAGGAGGGGCGCCTCCCCGGCGACATGGCGCCCCGAGGTTGGATCACCGTCCCCCCCGACCTGGCCGTCGAGGTGGTCTCCCCCAAAGATCGGGCGTCCGAGTTGGAGGAGAAGCTCGCGGACTACCGGATCGCGGGCATCCCGCTGATCTGGGTGATCTACCCCGAGACGCGCTCCGTCATGATCTTCCGCCGCGACGGCTCGATGGCCCGATTGCTCGAGTCCGACAGCCTCTCCGGCGAGGACATCCTCCCCGGCTTCCTGTGCCCGATCCGGGAGATCCTCCCGCCCTCAAAGTCGGCCGAAGCGCCGCCAGGCCCGGACATCTCGAACGAACCCCGGTGAACGAGGAGGTACGGCTGTTTCCGAGCCCATGAGCGAATCCGCTCCCGCTCCTGGCTCTCCCGCGAAACGAGGCGGAACCAGGGACAAGCCATGCCCTCGCGGCTCCTGCACCATCGGAAGTAAGCGGCCCACGCCGCCCCCGTTGTGCGGATCATATGAAGTTGGACTCAGGGTGCGCCTGCATCCAGGTTCTCGAGAGCTCACGCGCAACATCGGGGCGAGCGGCGACTTGTTCCAGGACGGCGCTCACGACCAGCCGCGACACCATGTCCCGCAATTCGGGGTTTCCTATACATTCATGTCGACTTCCCGCTTTGACGGCCTCGGGATAGTCGACGGACATCACGGCCACTACGCCGTTGTAGCCTTCGTACCTGTCGGGCTTCATCCCCAGCAGTGGAGGGAGTTTCTCGAACGCGTCGGCCAACCCCTTCTCGTGCGTGCCCCCTCTCACAGTCCGGAACTTATTGATGAAGCACCACAGGCTGTTCTGAGTCCAGCTGTGATAAGCAAAGATCAGCTCCAGACGCAGGCTGCCCTCAGTCGCCCGGACGGATAGGGGCGTGGTGACGAGCTGGACGGGAGCCGACATCGCCGCAAAGAGCTCGGTGATGCCCCCGGGCGCATGGTACTCGTTCGCTCCATCCGCTCCCGAGAAGCGAAATCGGACCGCGGGATGCTGGTAACTGAGACGCCGCAAGAAGCTCCCGATCATGGCGGCGGGCAGACGCGTCGACTCGAAGATCGAAGGGTCGGGCGAGAACGCGAGCCGGGTACGAGTCCGTGCGCCGCCTCCCTCCTCGACGAACTTCCTCACCCCGCGCTCGAAGCGCAGCTTGCGGGACACGCCGGCTGATGAGGCTTCGACGTCGAGGTATTCGGAGAAGGCGTTCAG from Aquisphaera giovannonii includes these protein-coding regions:
- a CDS encoding Uma2 family endonuclease; translation: MSTAVATAVTYTPDDLLSMPDSKGFELVRGRLLAHDTGAESSWVGGKLFGRLGRFTEGRGSGWSFAAGTGYQCFPHDAGMVRKPDLSFVKEGRLPGDMAPRGWITVPPDLAVEVVSPKDRASELEEKLADYRIAGIPLIWVIYPETRSVMIFRRDGSMARLLESDSLSGEDILPGFLCPIREILPPSKSAEAPPGPDISNEPR
- a CDS encoding DNA topoisomerase subunit B; this translates as MHPISGIGLVRLRPGMFVGTTDHSGLLWYLATPIMLILREPTGATWLNVSETDAGYVIESDGEMRIGEADGDTIDIFEAFEPRGKCGDAVVLNAFSEYLDVEASSAGVSRKLRFERGVRKFVEEGGGARTRTRLAFSPDPSIFESTRLPAAMIGSFLRRLSYQHPAVRFRFSGADGANEYHAPGGITELFAAMSAPVQLVTTPLSVRATEGSLRLELIFAYHSWTQNSLWCFINKFRTVRGGTHEKGLADAFEKLPPLLGMKPDRYEGYNGVVAVMSVDYPEAVKAGSRHECIGNPELRDMVSRLVVSAVLEQVAARPDVARELSRTWMQAHPESNFI
- a CDS encoding DUF4058 family protein produces the protein MPLRDHFRPPLDEERSWDELHGAWPTVIVMDLNRRLPQRYIAAPSVHIGGGYEVDVASQEKIAGANVGRIDSEGGGLATAIWAPPRATREVDAELPDPDEYEVRVYDMRHGRRLVAAVEIISPSNKDRPESRRQFVAKCAALLREQVSVTFVDVVTTRQFNLYAELLDWTGHADPSQASEASAIYAATCRRTRVGRVSRLEAWAHPLSLGKPLPTLPLWLADDLAVPLDLEATYEQTCRILRFP